ACACTCCACACTATCATTTCTAGACTCGTACGGATTACTGGTATCTGAAACACTGTCAGGGCTGTCACAGTGGTTGAGGGGGAGGTTGTGGGTTGGTGAGGTGACAGTGAACTGGTTCATCCAGAGCTGCTTTTCTTCTACTTCCTTGCTTACAACCACAAAGAGCTCCTTTTCTTTACACTCCATTTGCTGCTTTAGGTAGGCTATGAGATCACTGCTCTGAAAAAGGAAAGGTAATATATTTAGAATTTGATAATGGCAGCATTCAAATATTTatcacaaaattaaataaacttagCCTCATTCGTTTTGCTACTGGGAAATAGCCTTTTTCCGGTTTAAATTTTTGATGACTCTTTAGAGAATTTACTTATCCACTTGACCGTCCGACGATAGCATAGTAACCGAAAAAAATATGCTCTTAACCGTCCGCGGGAACCTTACTATCCAAAGGGGTGGAAGAAAGAATTGATTTCGGAGCCATCTAACGGAATATTTCGGCATTATTTCCTAATTCTCTTGATGGGACAACGTAGCCTAATAAAATAGTTAGCTCTAAAAAAATTTAGATGGCAGtgtagtcataatttttgtagaaAGTTGTGAATGCGCTGCGCGGGGCGTGCGTCGCTAAAAAAACCCGGACGGTTGACAGGAAAACAGTCTCGCGGGCCGGACGGTTGAGtggttataataaaaatattcttaCTCTTCCAATAAGCTGTGGTGCGTCCAACTTGGAGTCCAAGTTGTAGAAGTTCCCCTGGATCTGACGGATGGCAATCCAGTGACGACGGCGCAGGGGCAGCATCACAAAGCCAAACTTGTAGTCAGAGGGCACATTCAGAATGAACCCACAGATGTTTGATAGGTCAAGGCAGCCTGGGTCTCTGAAAATATTGGTCATAATCAATATATTTATTGAATGTGAAATTGCAAGTTACAGCATGAATGATgtgtaaaaataataggttaaatatacaatttcaAGCACACAGCTTTTTCTTCTAAAAATATGTAATGTAGAATATGAGTACAAGAATTCATAATCATGTTCCTTTAACTTTTAGAACTCAGGCATTAAAATGTACTTATATCTTATACTAACAATATACCTACAACACCAACATAATAATATGATGTCACTGGACATGGAAGGATTAATTAAAGATGATTACATGCAACTTGTGATTTTAATTATATAACTGATTACTTTAGTAACATAGTTATTTGCTGAATAACTATGTTTCTAAATGCCACATTGCATGTAGTACACAGGACAATTAGTGTAAATTGCAAATTTACACAACACAAAAGTTATTTACTATTGAAATTCAAGATTACACAATATTTTCAAGGTTTTACATAAATCAGAGCAAATCATGCTAATGAGCGAGTCGGCAGAACCGCAACCTTGAGACTCACTTCCTCTTGTCGAACCACACGGCCTCGCAGCCCTTCAGCTGCAGCGCCGCCATGATCACGTTGATGTCGTAGTTGCCCAGCCCCAGCATGGAGCGGTGCGGGTTGATCCACACGTTCGGCGACAGCCGGCTGCAGATCCCGTCCAGCTCGCTCTTCGTAAACGTCCCGCGCACCTAGCAACAAGTATCATGTTTACATACTCCGTCTATAACTCAAATTTATTCCAATTCCCCTGCTAATGCTGTATACAATGATGAGGGTAATACGTGCCTGGAATAAATTGTTAAGTGCGTGCAGCGCGCACAGTTCTTTAACTTGTTTTTCATGGTAAATCGTCGGTTTTGCAGACATCCCGATTACATTCAAAATTACATCGTTTTCTAACAAAAAACACACATGGTTTAACTTTTGTTTAAATGATACGAATAAAATTTACGCCGTTAGTAGTCTTTCTCACTAATTAATTTAATCACAGCaattattacaattttacagaAAACCCGACGATTATTTTGTGATGACAAATGTGTTTGACAGATTTACGAATGCAATGGATTGAATGGATATATGTAAttacaataattttaattaccgTATTAGTGAGTTTAATATGAAATCACTGTAACATAACTTTTAAAACTATACTGATAAGGACCAATTCTTCATGccatgttttttaattaaataaaaaataacggcGTTAGCACTAATACCATGTGCTCATAACTTTTTTTGGTACAATTGAGGCGTGATTAAAAATGTCTCAAACAGATAAAAACATAGACAATTTTgttcaatgtttatttttttatctgcgGTATGGCGGGAGTTTTGCACGAGTTTTGTCAGTTTTGACAAATGACATTATCACATTAGTGTCATGCATGACATTGAATGGTTGTGGACTGTGGTTGAGTCGTGTTGtgttgtttatattatttttgtcgtgtatttaataaaataaaatagtacatCAATTTGCTACGACATTGCTTCTGAGAAATGGATAATTCCAAAACGTATTACGGAACTGCTCCAGAGGATACTTATGGAAATCATTTTTCTACAGTCAACAAAACAAACTTGCAACATTACAAAGTTTCTCTTGAAAGGTTTAGAatcaaaatattgtattttaatgATCTCTTATGTTTATTGAAGTGATATTCACAGTAACTACTAATTACTTTATTATATCACAGCTCAACTAATGCATCGTCCAACATTCTGTTGAAAGATGTTTGGAATTCCCACATGGATCTATGCAGTGAAAAGGCTTGGGACCAAATTACGAACTCTGCCAACTCATTGCTGCAAAATAATGATACAAGTAACATGAAAACATGGAAAAGCTCACTTGGGTAAGAATATACATGTTTCTTTTGATTGAGTTTAAAAAGAATTCCTAATAAAACAATTTGTGTGgagtacattttttattttcttactgATAGCTCACTCAAGCTTACAATTAACAATCTTCTAAATTTCTTGcattaatgttaatatttatatttttagcaAATTCACAGATGCCGAGACATTATTTGAACAATCAATACCGGCCTGCAAAAACTGCACCTCCAGTACCTCTCAAAGTATGACTTTACAGAAGCTCATGAACTCTAATTGCAAATGTACTATTCCAAAAGTtgaaccaaaaagaatagagaAAGAAAATGtgtatgaaaacaaaaaatcattatttgtaaaaactcTACATTCAAATAGTTCAAGTTTTGAAGTGAACTCGGGTGATGAGCAGAGGCCATTATTTAAACCAAAATTTGGGCGTCCAAAGCCTGTAGTTAAAAACCAGCCTGTTTTACCAAAACCAATAtctcaagaaatggagatagaCCTTACAAAAGAAGAGGAAGAGGCCAAAACCCATAAAGCAAATGTAGCTAAGATTACATTTAAAACTGCAAAGGATTGTTTGTTTGCGGCTAATCCGGCTGCCAAGAGGACTTTGGGGACTTCCCGGAAGGCTCAAGCAAAGTTTGTTTCACCCATGATTGGAGCCCAGTAAGTTCTATCTTTGCTGCGGCAATTACTGTAACTCGTAATTAAGCATACTTTACACAGGGTCTTTGACCCCAATCTGCAGTACTTTTAATCAATCCTTAATGCTAAGTCATTTCAGAAATGGATTCTAATATCATTGAATTAGGGGTGATTTTAGGAATAACCTGATGTTCAGAAGGGATTTGGAGTTATCTGAATACACCTTGTAAATTTTTGTATGTAGTTTTGTAAGTCCTCAATCTTAGTCAAAGCTTGAGGCACAACCCAAAAAGAAAGCTACAACTTAATCtattgtattttcctttttagggttccgtacccaaagggtaaaaacgggaccctattactaagacgttgctgtctgtctgtctatcaccaggctgtttCTCATGAACCCTGATAGAaccctagacagttgaaattttcacacatgatgtatttctgttgctgctatagcaacaaatactaagaacagaattaaataaatatttaagtggggctcccatacaataaacctgatttttttgcgtaatggtacggaacctttcgtgcgcgaatccgacttggccggttttctgtCTTTATATTATATCTGATTTTTTTAGGGATAAGCAAGAAAGTGTAGAGCTAGCTCCAGCAATAGCCGATGACAGACTGAAGCACATTGACCCCAAAATGATAGAACTCATTGAGAGTGAGATCATTGATAAAGGAACACCTATTGGTAAGTAtgtagtatttatttttatcaataggCTGATCCAGGTTCACACAAAACAAGCTGACACGCAAGAAAATGGCCGGCTCACAGGGTACTGTAGCGAGTCACAGAGTAGTGTAGTGTACAGTCCGAACTGTGTGGATCAGCCAAGCCAAGGTTTTACTTTGCTAAAATTGCCCTTTGGAGTTATTTATGTTTGGCAATAAAAGTTTAAAGACATTAGGGACAAAAAAAGTTTCAGAGACATCATCAGCGCTGGAGTGTCTGGAGGAAGGTATCTGTATCATTTttataaagaatttattttcCCACATGGATTTATATGTTTATACATGTCAAATTACTTGCAGCTTTCAGTTTAGCTGCAAATGGACGAATCCCACGCAGACAGATTTATTATCGAGATTTGCTCTTTTTATATAGCATAACGTAAATGGCGCATCAACACTACGCATACGCAAACCTACACCACAAAATTGGCTTTGAAAAATGTGTCTATGAATATTTCAGGGTGGGACGACATAGCAGGCCTGCATCTGGTAAAGTCGGTGATCCAAGAAGCTGTAGTATGGCCTCTACTGCGGCCCGACATCTTCACGGGGCTGCGGCGCCCGCCCAAGGGCATCCTGCTCTTTGGCCCGCCCGGCACTGGGAAAACACTCATTGGTAACATCATTTATACATATGAACTGAAAAAGATACTAAAAAATCGACCCAGCCTTCCTTACAACTCTGCTAATCAACCTAGGAaataaatcaattttttcaatttttttcttatttactcctTGCTAATTGAAGCAAAAACATTGTCAGAgtatttataaactttatgTCAGAGTAATAAGATTCAATATCGTTTATCAGGGAAATGCGTAGCAGCGCAATGCCGCGCGACTTTCTTCAGTATCTCAGCGTCGTCTCTGACTTCGAAATGGATCGGAGACGGGGAGAAGATGGTGCGTGCGCTGTTCGCTGTCGCTAGAGTACATCAACCAGCTGTAAGTCTACTCCATACAGTCTACAGATGGAGAAATTATTGCCAACTGAACTACCAGtcaatacatacatggttataaAAAACAATAGATTTTTGCTATCAACAGCATGCATTTTGCATTTCATTCACTCAAAACAGTTTTAATGCGCCGAGCGCTGGCCGTCGACCATCCTATCAATCGAAATAGTAAAGGGGTTACACCTATCCTTTCGCCGGTTACTTTCTTCAATCTTGCGAGAGGGACAGGGAAACAGCATAAACCTTTCTCTGTCCTCAGCAGAAACTGTCCTGAAAAAGAATAGATGTAACCTCTTATATTTCACGCTTCCTGGTTGtggtttatattataatataattatgttgttagtaatttcatgattatttcattatttttattctggCAGGTGATATTCATAGATGAAATTGACTCGTTGCTGACCCAGAGAAGTGACAGCGAACATGAAGCTACCAGGAGAATCAAGACTGAATTCCTTGTGCAGTTCGATGGAGCTGCCACAGGTTGGTTTGTTATATCtactacatctacatctacagCAAATTCTCATTTACCTAACCTCATATACATGCAAGTGACACCTCGGGCATTGGAGTTGCACATAAGCTATGATGTCCGCTTAGTATCAGCTAAGCCATTATGTTCGTTTTTCGCCACATAAaatcgaaataaaataaaaatcgccGTTCCCGCCGCGTGGAAGCCACTGACGTTCAGTTATAACCACATAATAAACGGCCTGATAATCCACTCATGTTATAATTATGTAGTAGAGGAATAGATTTATTAATTATACTCATATTAAAACTGGTCACTCACCTTTGTTTAAGTGGAAAATTGCTCGACATGTTGCACGAATTGATTTGAAATACGTGTAAGCTTTTTGTCCATGTGCAAatattgaaagtattttcacGTCAATTTTGTACTGAACTTAAAAGAGCATGAAgtctattaaaatatatttgtcataAATTCTTGACCACAAACGTTCTACATGTCATATAGCTGGATGATCTGGTGAAAGGCGTCTTAAGGTTGTTGATGATGGTCTTTAGGTGAGGATGAGCGGCTGCTGATAGTTGGCGCCACCAACCGACCACAGGAACTGGACGAAGCGGCTCGCCGGCGCCTCGTCAAACGTCTCTACGTGCCGCTGCCCGATGCTGATGTAAGTAGTCCACTTGTGACTCTTCCAGAATGAGTTGTTACTAAGAAGCAGATAAACACAGAAGGCGATCAGGCTCATAGAGGCCAGTCTTCGACCAATTCAATTGAAGGCCTCAACTACTAATATTTGCTGCCAGTCAAGAGATCTTCATTCTCTTTTGTCGTTTTTTAGTGAAGGTCTTGAGAATTTAGGTTTGTCATATTAGGACATATATCAACGAAAAAATGACACTGTTTAATGTCAACTCTTTTCTTTAGGCCCGTGAACAGATAATCAACAACCTGCTAAAGTGTGAGAACAACGCCTTGTCTGCCACGGACATTAACGAGTTGGCGCATCTAACGGACGGCTACTCGGGCGCCGATATGAAGTCGCTCTGCTCCGAGGCCGCCATGGGGCCGGTGCGGGCTGTGCCGCTGTCACAGATATGCACTATTGACCGTGATAAggtagttaaaaaaaatcaaattgttCGCTTAACGAAGCCTCTTGGCATGTGTTCTAGACCTCAAGTGTTCTTATTTATTcgaaatgttatgtaattttaaattatttgtgcTTCCAGGTGCGTCCAGTGACCGTGCAAGACTTTAAAAACGCGCTTAAACGCGTCCGGCCAAGCGTGTCCCAGGACGACCTTGGCCAGTATGTTAACTGGAACAACACTTACGGCCAAGGGTTTTGAATGTTGATTTATGCTATTATACGGttcatttaacaatttgtttaattttctgACCTACCTACCTTGTTAGTCTGTTCACTccataaaaagaaataaaatcgcTACCTGAAtaaaaccctaaaaagtatcaTAAGCGACCCAATAGTAGTGGAACACCTGCTTGTCCCTTTTTTGGGGTCAAAATGTTATTGTACGCACTACATTTCTCTAGTCAACTCCAATGCCCGATACGATACAATTCATCTGTGCCAACTGTTAAGCCCCCTCCCCaatcgtgcgcgaatcgcggcttcgcccgcgattcacgcacatagtctggagggggctttatagGTGGTTATAGGCTTGAATTGAATAATGGGGAAAAACCTTTTAGCAAGTATTGCCAACTTAAAATTACTGCACGCAATAGCACcaaaaggccgtaacacactattgcaccgcaccgcgaccttggtgcgtcgcacccataagtgagagcgagaaacagatatctctttctcgctctcacttatgggtgcgatgCACTAAGGTCGGGATGCgatgcgatagtgtgttatcactttaaGATCGAATTATCGAACCGTGCATGACATGGCTGTACATTTTGGCTCACTTTGACAGTGACGCTGTCACTTTATTGGAATGTCAAAAAATCATATGTTTTGGCGCGCCTGTATGCATAAatatgttttgatttttaagATTTTTCAAATGATTCGTAGATAAAATACGCCTGGTATAATTTAGCCGTAACGTGGAATCATTAAACTAACAACAATGGAACAAGAAAATCGTGTTGTTGTGTTAATTGATATGGATTGTTTTTATTGCCAAGTTGAGGAGAAATTGAATCCCGAACTAAAGGGACAACCTATTGCCGTGGTACAATACAACCCTTGGAAGGGTGGCGGGTAAATAATAATCACACAACTGATATTCAGGACTacatattttgtgttttcttgcTTGCATCGTATGTTGTAACCTGCTATGTTCATTTTGTAACTGCATGTTTGTTTTGGTTTGTATTGGCTAGTTTTCTGCGCCTCGGCGGCCTTTGCTTCTTGTTGACACTGATACTTGTAAACCctacattatatttttaacttttgtgagttactatatttattatttattgcagCATAATTGCAGTGAATTATGTGGCCAGGGCTCGCGGAGTCACGCGCCATATGCGCGGTGACGAAGCGAAAGAAAAGTGTCCTGAAATACAGCTACCCTCAGTACCATGCAATAGAGGGAAAGCTAATATCTCAAAGTAAGTAGCTTGCTGTAAGgacaatattttaattttagcaaTAAAGAAATGTTAGGAAACTACTTCTAAAGGTGAGAATCGGACTTGCAAGACTGGTAAGTGACTATTATAAAGCTAATCACTATCACAGGTCATTTTAACACAACCAAATTTCCTAATTACCTAtactaaattattttatgacACTGTAGGTACAGAGATGCAGGTATAGAGGTGGCGAAAGTGCTGCAAACCTTCACTCCGCTCCTGGAGCGGGCCTCCATTGATGAAGCCTATTTAGATATAACTGTACCAGTAAGTGTTGGGTTTATGATTTTCTGTGTAAACATGAATAATTTGTTGAAATTGTTGTCAACCATATAACATTTAGCCAGAGAAAGGGGTTTCTTTAGCTAAATTCTTGTTATTCTTGGTCTGATGATATTTCATGTCTTTGtaatgacgatgatgatgatataaaatGGTAGAGATATCAATAAGGTAAGCATGCTCCATCTTAAACTGCATTGGCAATTACCATGTGAGATTCTGGTCAAATGCttacctttttccaataaaataaaataaatatatgctaACCCTGCATAGAAACATTGGAATATTCACAGCTCTTTAATACAACTTAACTTAATATT
The Cydia splendana chromosome 8, ilCydSple1.2, whole genome shotgun sequence genome window above contains:
- the LOC134792657 gene encoding josephin-2; its protein translation is MSAKPTIYHEKQVKELCALHALNNLFQVRGTFTKSELDGICSRLSPNVWINPHRSMLGLGNYDINVIMAALQLKGCEAVWFDKRKDPGCLDLSNICGFILNVPSDYKFGFVMLPLRRRHWIAIRQIQGNFYNLDSKLDAPQLIGRSSDLIAYLKQQMECKEKELFVVVSKEVEEKQLWMNQFTVTSPTHNLPLNHCDSPDSVSDTSNPYESRNDSVECLQIHEVRNCSLAVNDF
- the LOC134792658 gene encoding fidgetin-like protein 1, which produces MDNSKTYYGTAPEDTYGNHFSTVNKTNLQHYKVSLESSTNASSNILLKDVWNSHMDLCSEKAWDQITNSANSLLQNNDTSNMKTWKSSLGKFTDAETLFEQSIPACKNCTSSTSQSMTLQKLMNSNCKCTIPKVEPKRIEKENVYENKKSLFVKTLHSNSSSFEVNSGDEQRPLFKPKFGRPKPVVKNQPVLPKPISQEMEIDLTKEEEEAKTHKANVAKITFKTAKDCLFAANPAAKRTLGTSRKAQAKFVSPMIGAQDKQESVELAPAIADDRLKHIDPKMIELIESEIIDKGTPIGWDDIAGLHLVKSVIQEAVVWPLLRPDIFTGLRRPPKGILLFGPPGTGKTLIGKCVAAQCRATFFSISASSLTSKWIGDGEKMVRALFAVARVHQPAVIFIDEIDSLLTQRSDSEHEATRRIKTEFLVQFDGAATGEDERLLIVGATNRPQELDEAARRRLVKRLYVPLPDADAREQIINNLLKCENNALSATDINELAHLTDGYSGADMKSLCSEAAMGPVRAVPLSQICTIDRDKVRPVTVQDFKNALKRVRPSVSQDDLGQYVNWNNTYGQGF